In one Chitinophaga sancti genomic region, the following are encoded:
- a CDS encoding MbnP family protein, translating into MNRLLLFFSLLIGKAALSQSVTLTLTHEVNHQAMRANKTYYTAQGDTFTITKFKYYLSNFSFTDELGQVLTLSPEYFLVSEDSIASKKIVLTGLPLGRFKAISFMIGVDSIMNCTGAQSGALDPVYGMFWTWNSGYIMAKLEGTSPASRLPGHALQFHIGGYRGAHQSQRIVQLPVPFEVSAEKTAAINLVADAGTWFNGPNPIRFSETAGFMTPGMIGDRIADNYSHMFSIKMK; encoded by the coding sequence ATGAATCGCTTATTGCTATTCTTCTCCCTTTTGATCGGTAAGGCGGCCCTTTCACAATCCGTCACACTCACCCTGACCCACGAGGTGAACCATCAGGCTATGCGGGCAAATAAAACTTATTACACCGCACAGGGAGATACCTTTACCATTACGAAGTTCAAATATTATCTCAGTAATTTCTCTTTTACAGATGAACTGGGGCAGGTGCTGACACTTAGCCCCGAATACTTCCTGGTCAGTGAGGATAGTATTGCCAGTAAAAAGATCGTGCTTACAGGATTGCCATTGGGGCGATTTAAGGCCATTTCTTTTATGATCGGCGTGGATAGTATCATGAACTGTACCGGTGCACAAAGCGGCGCTTTAGACCCTGTTTATGGCATGTTCTGGACCTGGAACAGCGGTTATATTATGGCAAAGCTGGAAGGTACCTCTCCGGCCTCCCGCTTACCCGGGCATGCATTGCAGTTTCACATCGGTGGTTACAGGGGTGCACATCAGTCTCAGCGGATAGTACAGCTACCTGTGCCTTTTGAAGTGAGCGCAGAGAAAACTGCTGCCATCAACCTGGTGGCTGATGCCGGCACATGGTTCAATGGCCCAAATCCCATCCGCTTCAGCGAAACGGCGGGTTTTATGACACCGGGTATGATAGGTGACCGGATCGCTGATAATTACAGTCATATGTTTTCCATTAAAATGAAATAA
- the fucP gene encoding L-fucose:H+ symporter permease translates to MAGAAMPTSTVKANIDSNKSYLFPFLLVTSLFFLWGFAYGLLDILNKHFQDVLEVTKRRSTLLQFAYFGAYFLMALPAGFFMNKYGYKKGILLGLLLYAAGAFLFYPAAGALSFNGFLAALFILACGLACLETAANPYVTVLGKSETSEFRLNLSQCFNGAGSSLGAYIGGQLFLQEQTIAADAKDLSIVQTTYLVIGIVVVLIAMFFFRTPLPEIREDKEAGNEAGIKARPLFSHSHFVWGIITQFFYVAAQVGVAALFINYVTEYWKGTSSRQASSLLAIGLGLFLAGRFVGTAIMRKIRPNKLLMVYAFINMLLCILVIAGQGEISVYALMAIFFFMSIMFPSIFALGVKDLGMHTKKASSFQIMAIVGGAIVPYVMGTVADLQSTAMAYVIPMLCFAVVFYFGGWGYKQR, encoded by the coding sequence ATGGCCGGAGCCGCAATGCCCACTTCCACAGTTAAAGCAAACATTGATTCGAACAAAAGTTACCTGTTTCCATTTTTACTTGTAACAAGCCTGTTCTTTTTATGGGGATTTGCTTATGGATTGCTCGACATTTTAAATAAGCATTTTCAGGATGTATTGGAAGTTACCAAGAGAAGGTCCACCCTGTTGCAGTTTGCTTATTTCGGCGCTTACTTCCTCATGGCATTACCGGCGGGTTTCTTCATGAATAAATACGGTTACAAAAAGGGTATCCTGTTGGGACTGCTGTTGTATGCAGCAGGTGCATTTTTGTTTTATCCAGCTGCAGGTGCACTGAGTTTCAACGGTTTCCTGGCAGCATTGTTTATCCTTGCCTGCGGTTTGGCCTGTCTTGAAACGGCGGCAAATCCTTATGTAACAGTATTAGGTAAAAGTGAGACGTCCGAGTTTCGCCTCAACTTATCCCAGTGTTTCAATGGCGCGGGTTCCTCATTAGGTGCTTATATCGGCGGACAATTGTTCCTGCAGGAGCAAACAATAGCAGCAGATGCTAAGGACCTCTCTATTGTGCAGACAACCTATCTCGTTATAGGTATCGTTGTGGTCCTGATTGCCATGTTCTTTTTCCGTACTCCTTTACCGGAAATCAGGGAAGATAAGGAGGCTGGAAACGAGGCCGGTATAAAAGCAAGGCCATTATTTTCCCATTCTCATTTTGTATGGGGTATCATTACCCAGTTCTTTTATGTAGCTGCCCAGGTAGGCGTGGCTGCGTTATTCATAAACTATGTCACGGAATACTGGAAGGGCACCAGCAGTAGACAGGCCTCTTCATTACTGGCAATCGGCCTGGGATTATTCCTGGCAGGCAGGTTTGTAGGTACCGCTATCATGCGGAAAATAAGGCCGAATAAGTTGTTGATGGTCTACGCATTTATCAACATGCTCCTTTGCATACTGGTGATTGCCGGCCAGGGAGAGATCTCTGTATATGCGTTGATGGCTATTTTCTTCTTCATGTCTATCATGTTCCCTTCCATCTTTGCCTTAGGAGTAAAAGACCTGGGAATGCATACCAAAAAAGCGTCTTCCTTCCAGATCATGGCCATCGTAGGTGGCGCAATTGTGCCTTATGTAATGGGTACAGTTGCTGATTTACAATCTACAGCCATGGCCTATGTAATACCAATGCTCTGTTTCGCGGTGGTGTTCTACTTTGGTGGCTGGGGCTACAAACAACGATGA
- a CDS encoding fumarylacetoacetate hydrolase family protein, with translation MKLIRFGAPGAEKPGVVTEAGMFDVSAFGEDFGEQFLATDGLNRLAAWWAQNEKNCPSVPAGTRLGSPITRPSKIICIGLNYADHAKETGAAIPQEPIVFFKSTTALVGPNDDLIIPRNSVKTDWEVELAVVIGKKTSYVEEKDALEYIAGYALHNDYSEREFQLERGGQWVKGKSNDTFAPLGPWLVTKEEIKDLDNLRLWLTLNGKTMQDGTTANLIFKIPFLVSYLSQFMTLLPGDVISTGTPAGVGLGMKPNVYVKAGDVIELGIDGLGTSKQTAVAFK, from the coding sequence ATGAAACTGATACGATTTGGAGCACCGGGAGCTGAGAAGCCGGGAGTAGTAACCGAAGCTGGCATGTTTGATGTAAGCGCATTCGGTGAAGATTTTGGAGAGCAATTCCTGGCTACAGATGGTCTGAACCGTCTGGCTGCATGGTGGGCACAAAATGAAAAAAATTGTCCTTCCGTGCCTGCAGGTACCCGTCTGGGAAGTCCTATCACAAGGCCTTCTAAGATTATTTGCATTGGTCTGAACTACGCTGACCACGCAAAGGAAACCGGCGCAGCAATTCCACAGGAACCAATCGTATTTTTCAAAAGTACTACCGCGCTGGTAGGGCCGAATGATGATCTGATCATTCCCCGCAACAGTGTAAAAACTGACTGGGAAGTGGAACTGGCTGTGGTAATTGGTAAGAAAACCAGCTATGTGGAAGAGAAAGATGCGCTGGAGTATATAGCCGGTTATGCATTGCACAACGACTATAGCGAGCGGGAATTCCAGCTGGAACGTGGCGGACAATGGGTGAAAGGGAAAAGCAATGACACCTTTGCACCGCTCGGCCCATGGCTGGTAACCAAAGAGGAAATTAAAGATTTAGACAACCTGCGTCTGTGGTTAACCCTGAATGGTAAAACCATGCAGGATGGTACCACAGCCAACCTGATCTTTAAGATCCCATTCCTCGTATCCTACCTGAGCCAGTTTATGACCCTGCTGCCAGGCGATGTGATCTCTACAGGTACACCAGCAGGCGTAGGTTTGGGAATGAAACCAAATGTATATGTAAAAGCCGGGGATGTGATTGAACTGGGTATCGATGGCCTGGGTACATCCAAACAAACAGCGGTTGCTTTCAAATAA
- a CDS encoding amidohydrolase family protein has translation MIIDAHQHFWQYHPVRDAWITDDMKVIQQDFLPQHLQPVLAQNNVDGCVAVQADQSEVETDFLLGLAAGHDFIKGIVGWIDLRDADLEYRLAHYSQFPVLKGFRHIVQGEPDPAFIIREDFCRGIHLLSKYNFTYDILVYPVQLPAVSTFVQKFPDHRLVIDHLAKPYIRTGDVDNWAKQMRAIAQYPHVYCKLSGMVTEADWNNWEPAHFAPFLEVCLEAFGPDRLLFGSDWPVCQVAGSYTQVKAIVTDYISKLSSAEQAKIMGGNAIAFYGL, from the coding sequence ATGATCATAGACGCTCACCAGCATTTTTGGCAATATCATCCTGTAAGGGATGCCTGGATCACTGATGATATGAAAGTGATTCAGCAGGATTTTCTTCCACAACACCTGCAACCGGTTTTGGCGCAAAACAATGTAGATGGCTGTGTCGCAGTACAGGCAGACCAGTCAGAAGTAGAAACTGATTTCCTGTTGGGCCTTGCTGCCGGGCATGATTTTATTAAAGGCATAGTGGGATGGATAGATCTGCGCGATGCAGATCTTGAATACAGGCTGGCACATTATAGCCAGTTTCCTGTGCTGAAAGGTTTCAGGCATATTGTTCAGGGCGAGCCTGATCCCGCATTTATTATCAGGGAAGACTTTTGCAGGGGTATACATCTCCTTTCCAAATATAATTTTACTTACGACATCCTGGTTTACCCGGTACAACTGCCGGCAGTAAGCACGTTTGTACAAAAATTTCCGGATCACAGGCTGGTAATTGATCATCTGGCCAAGCCTTATATCAGGACCGGGGATGTGGATAACTGGGCTAAACAAATGCGGGCTATCGCGCAGTATCCGCATGTATATTGTAAACTCAGTGGTATGGTTACAGAAGCTGATTGGAACAACTGGGAACCGGCACATTTTGCGCCATTCCTGGAAGTATGCCTGGAAGCTTTTGGCCCCGACAGACTATTGTTTGGCTCCGACTGGCCGGTATGCCAGGTAGCAGGTAGCTATACACAGGTAAAAGCAATTGTAACTGATTATATCAGTAAGCTTTCATCAGCAGAGCAGGCGAAAATAATGGGAGGAAATGCGATTGCATTTTATGGCCTATAA
- a CDS encoding SDR family NAD(P)-dependent oxidoreductase — translation MNLFRLDNKVAVITGGGSGIGQAIAKVFGAQGASVHIIELNEDGGRQTAADITAEGGKAAVYGCNVAKQSEVVAVMEKIAAAAGRIDILVNCAGIAHVGRLDTTSEDDLDRVYNVNVKGTYNAMYAVIGQMKAQKSGVILNVASIASSVGIPDRFAYSMSKGAVLTMTLSVAKDFIKDGIRCNCVSPARVHTPFVDGFIAKNYPGKEAEMFEKLSQTQPIGRMARPVEVGTLALYLCSEEAGFITGCDYPLDGGFIKLNN, via the coding sequence ATGAACCTGTTTAGATTAGATAATAAAGTGGCAGTCATCACGGGTGGTGGTAGTGGCATTGGTCAGGCAATTGCGAAGGTATTTGGTGCGCAGGGTGCCAGTGTTCACATCATAGAGCTGAATGAAGACGGTGGTCGCCAGACAGCTGCAGACATCACTGCCGAAGGCGGTAAAGCTGCTGTATATGGCTGCAACGTAGCTAAACAGTCGGAAGTTGTCGCTGTGATGGAGAAGATCGCTGCTGCCGCAGGTCGTATCGATATCCTCGTAAACTGCGCAGGTATTGCCCACGTAGGCCGGCTGGACACCACTTCAGAAGATGATCTGGACAGGGTATATAATGTGAATGTGAAAGGTACTTACAACGCTATGTATGCCGTAATTGGTCAGATGAAGGCTCAAAAAAGCGGCGTGATCCTGAACGTAGCGAGTATTGCTTCCAGCGTAGGCATCCCTGACAGGTTCGCTTATTCTATGAGCAAGGGGGCTGTACTCACCATGACACTCTCCGTGGCAAAAGATTTTATTAAGGATGGTATCCGCTGTAATTGTGTGTCTCCTGCACGTGTGCATACACCATTTGTAGACGGATTTATTGCCAAAAACTACCCCGGTAAAGAGGCGGAAATGTTTGAGAAACTCTCTCAGACACAACCAATTGGACGTATGGCCCGGCCGGTAGAAGTAGGTACCCTGGCACTGTACCTGTGTTCTGAAGAGGCAGGGTTCATTACCGGCTGTGATTATCCTTTGGATGGTGGTTTTATAAAGCTTAATAATTAA
- a CDS encoding 2-isopropylmalate synthase, whose product MSDKNRVYVFDTTLRDGEQVPGCQLTTVEKITIAKELEALGVDVIEAGFPISSPGDFQSVVEISKAVSEPVICALTRANTMDIDAAAEALRFAKRKRIHTGIGSSDMHIKYKFNSTREEILKRAADAVKYARKFVDDVEFYAEDAGRADNAYLAQMIEAVIAAGATVVNIPDTNGYCLPEQYGAKIKYLVDHVSNIDKAIISVHCHNDLGMATANSIAGVINGARQVECTINGIGERAGNTSLEEVAMILKTHHSLGYHTGIQSKKLYQLSNMVETMMRMPVQPNKAIIGRNAFAHSSGIHQDGVLKHRENYEILNPEDVGIESNAIILTARSGRHALKHHLERLGYKLDKVNLDEIYQRFLVMADSKKEISDADLLELMGNGNDQNYTDDKAIKVTLLQVVCGDPLRPMATVKLKINGEEKEASAAGNGPVDAAINAIHEIIKDQIDIDEFNIQSMRGGSKDVSKVNMRVKHNGQSYYGYGMSTDIVNASMHAYVDALNKIF is encoded by the coding sequence ATGAGCGATAAAAATCGTGTATACGTCTTCGATACTACTCTCCGCGATGGTGAACAGGTGCCAGGCTGTCAGCTGACCACCGTTGAAAAGATCACTATTGCCAAGGAGCTGGAAGCCCTGGGAGTAGATGTTATTGAAGCCGGTTTCCCAATATCGAGCCCCGGCGATTTCCAGAGCGTGGTAGAAATATCGAAAGCTGTGAGTGAGCCGGTGATCTGTGCACTGACCCGTGCGAACACTATGGATATCGATGCTGCTGCCGAAGCCCTGCGTTTTGCCAAGCGTAAGCGTATTCATACAGGTATCGGTTCTTCCGATATGCACATTAAATATAAATTCAACAGTACCCGCGAAGAGATCCTGAAGCGTGCCGCTGATGCCGTAAAATATGCACGTAAATTCGTTGACGATGTAGAATTTTATGCAGAAGATGCAGGCCGCGCAGATAATGCTTACCTCGCGCAAATGATCGAAGCTGTCATTGCTGCTGGTGCAACCGTTGTAAACATTCCTGATACGAATGGTTACTGCCTGCCCGAACAGTATGGTGCAAAGATCAAGTACCTGGTGGATCATGTATCTAACATAGATAAAGCAATTATCTCTGTACACTGTCACAACGACCTGGGTATGGCTACTGCCAACTCAATCGCCGGTGTGATCAACGGTGCCCGCCAGGTAGAATGTACCATCAATGGTATTGGTGAACGTGCAGGTAATACTTCTCTGGAAGAAGTGGCGATGATCCTGAAAACGCATCATTCACTGGGTTACCATACCGGTATCCAGTCTAAGAAACTGTATCAGCTGAGCAACATGGTAGAGACTATGATGCGTATGCCGGTTCAGCCCAATAAGGCAATCATAGGTCGTAATGCATTTGCACATAGTTCCGGTATCCACCAGGATGGTGTGCTCAAGCATCGTGAAAACTATGAGATCCTGAATCCGGAAGATGTAGGGATCGAATCCAATGCAATTATCCTGACTGCCCGTAGTGGCCGTCATGCCCTGAAGCACCACCTGGAGCGCCTGGGCTATAAGCTGGATAAAGTAAACCTGGATGAGATCTATCAGCGCTTCCTGGTAATGGCAGATAGCAAGAAAGAGATTTCTGATGCAGATCTGCTGGAACTGATGGGTAATGGAAACGATCAGAATTATACAGATGATAAGGCGATCAAGGTAACCCTGTTGCAGGTAGTATGTGGTGATCCACTGCGTCCGATGGCGACCGTGAAGCTGAAGATCAATGGAGAGGAAAAAGAAGCTAGTGCTGCTGGTAATGGTCCGGTAGATGCAGCGATCAATGCGATCCATGAGATCATCAAAGATCAGATAGATATTGATGAGTTTAATATTCAGTCAATGAGAGGGGGAAGTAAGGACGTAAGTAAGGTGAATATGCGGGTGAAGCATAATGGTCAGAGTTACTATGGATATGGTATGTCTACTGATATAGTGAATGCCTCTATGCACGCATATGTTGATGCGCTGAATAAAATATTCTAA
- a CDS encoding L-rhamnose mutarotase produces MKRHCLALDLKNDPVLIAEYEAYHKEIWPEIKKSILDSGIVNMEIYRIMDRLFMIMEVDDTFSFEKKDAADAANPKVQEWEALMWKYQQALPVAKPGEKWIFMEKIFAL; encoded by the coding sequence ATGAAAAGGCACTGTCTTGCGTTAGATTTGAAGAATGATCCGGTTTTGATCGCTGAGTACGAAGCGTATCACAAGGAAATATGGCCGGAGATAAAAAAGAGTATATTAGACAGCGGTATTGTGAATATGGAAATTTACCGTATTATGGATCGTCTCTTTATGATCATGGAAGTAGACGATACCTTTTCATTTGAAAAGAAAGATGCCGCAGATGCAGCTAACCCCAAAGTACAGGAGTGGGAAGCACTGATGTGGAAATACCAGCAGGCATTACCAGTGGCTAAGCCTGGAGAGAAATGGATATTTATGGAGAAGATCTTTGCATTGTAA
- a CDS encoding L-fucose dehydrogenase, with amino-acid sequence MDLGLKDKVFIVTGGAKGIGEAICKLIAAEGGITVVTGRNAADNDKTIAAIKANGGKAFNVAAELSKVEDCKKVIDLVIAEYGRIDGLVNNAGVNDGVGLENGSPEKFMASLQKNLSHYYNLAHYALPYLKTTKGSILNIGSKVAETGQGNTSGYAASKGGINALTREWAVELLPYGIRVNTVIPAEVWTPLYENWIKSLPDPKEKLAAIVSKIPLEKRMTTSEEIANMTVFLLSNASSHTTGQIIYVDGGYTHLDRSVS; translated from the coding sequence ATGGATCTGGGATTAAAGGATAAAGTATTTATTGTTACCGGCGGTGCAAAAGGAATAGGCGAAGCCATCTGCAAACTGATAGCCGCTGAAGGCGGTATTACCGTAGTGACTGGAAGAAATGCAGCCGATAATGATAAAACTATAGCTGCGATCAAAGCTAACGGTGGCAAAGCGTTTAACGTTGCTGCCGAATTGAGCAAAGTGGAAGATTGTAAAAAAGTAATTGACCTGGTAATAGCCGAATATGGCCGCATCGATGGTCTTGTAAACAATGCCGGCGTGAATGACGGAGTGGGCCTGGAAAACGGCAGCCCGGAAAAATTCATGGCCTCTCTTCAGAAAAACCTTTCTCACTATTATAACCTTGCGCACTACGCACTGCCTTACCTGAAAACGACTAAGGGCAGCATCTTAAATATCGGCTCCAAAGTAGCTGAAACCGGTCAGGGTAATACCAGCGGTTACGCAGCCTCAAAAGGTGGTATCAATGCACTGACCCGTGAATGGGCAGTAGAATTGCTGCCTTACGGCATCCGCGTAAATACCGTGATCCCTGCAGAAGTATGGACCCCTCTTTATGAAAACTGGATCAAATCCTTGCCTGATCCAAAGGAGAAACTGGCTGCTATCGTATCTAAAATTCCTTTAGAGAAGAGAATGACCACCTCCGAAGAAATTGCTAACATGACAGTATTTTTATTGTCCAACGCATCGTCTCATACTACCGGCCAGATTATCTATGTAGATGGTGGTTATACCCATCTGGACAGATCTGTGAGCTAG